Proteins encoded within one genomic window of Sebastes fasciatus isolate fSebFas1 chromosome 18, fSebFas1.pri, whole genome shotgun sequence:
- the cnr1 gene encoding cannabinoid receptor 1, with product MKSVLDGVADTTFRTITSGLQYLGSNDANYEDQLSDVNSKAGFSLQKPFSAFRSNSFPNKVPADEELILKGIPFFPTNSTDLFGNRSTFRDETNTIQCGENFMDMECFMILTPSQQLAVAVMSLTLGTFTVLENLVVLCVIFQSRTLRCRPSYHFIGSLAVADLLGSVIFVYSFLDFHVFHRKDSPNVFLFKLGGVTASFTASVGSLFLTAIDRYISIHRPLAYRRIVTRTKAVIAFCVMWTISIVIAVLPLLGWNCKRLNSICSDIFPLIDENYLLFWIGVTSVLVLFIIYAYIYILWKAHHHAVRMLSRTSQKSLVVYSADGTKVQTTRPEQTRMDIRLAKTLVLILAVLVICWGPVLAIMVYDLFWRMDDDIKTVFAFCSMLCLLNSTVNPIIYALRSKDMRHAFLMSCHACRGSSQQLDNSLESDCQNRNISANRAAESCVKTTVKIAKVTMSVSTETSAEAV from the coding sequence ATGAAGTCTGTGCTGGACGGCGTGGCGGACACCACCTTCCGGACTATTACATCTGGTTTACAGTATCTGGGCTCCAACGACGCCAACTACGAGGACCAACTCAGCGATGTAAACTCCAAGGCGGGTTTCTCCCTGCAGAAGCCCTTTTCTGCTTTCCGCAGCAACTCCTTCCCCAACAAAGTGCCTGCGGACGAGGAGCTCATCCTCAAGGGCATCCCCTTTTTTCCCACCAATTCCACTGACTTGTTTGGCAACAGGAGCACTTTCAGAGATGAGACTAACACCATACAATGTGGGGAGAACTTCATGGACATGGAGTGTTTCATGATCCTGACCCCGAGCCAGCAGCTGGCTGTGGCGGTGATGTCTCTGACTCTGGGCACCTTCACGGTGCTGGAGAACCTGGTGGTGCTCTGCGTCATCTTCCAGTCCCGCACCCTCCGCTGCCGGCCCTCCTACCACTTCATTGGCAGCCTGGCGGTGGCTGACCTGCTGGGGAGTGTCATATTTGTCTACAGCTTTCTGGACTTCCATGTCTTCCACAGGAAGGACAGCCCCAATGTTTTCCTCTTCAAGCTGGGCGGAGTCACGGCGTCATTCACTGCGTCCGTTGGGAGCCTTTTCCTCACCGCTATCGATCGATACATCTCGATACACCGGCCTCTTGCCTACAGACGCATCGTGACACGGACCAAGGCGGTCATTGCCTTTTGCGTGATGTGGACCATCTCCATCGTCATCGCAGTGCTACCTCTGCTGGGCTGGAACTGTAAACGCCTCAACTCTATTTGCTCAGACATATTCCCTCTGATAGACGAGAACTACCTGTTGTTCTGGATCGGTGTGACCAGCGTGCTGGTCCTTTTCATCATCTACGCCTACATATACATCCTGTGGAAGGCACACCACCACGCTGTGCGCATGCTGAGCCGCACCTCCCAGAAGAGCCTCGTTGTTTACTCGGCTGATGGGACTAAAGTGCAGACCACGCGTCCAGAGCAGACGCGCATGGACATCCGTCTGGCCAAGACCCTGGTGCTCATCCTGGCTGTGCTGGTCATCTGCTGGGGCCCAGTGCTCGCCATCATGGTCTACGACCTCTTCTGGAGGATGGACGACGACATCAAGACGGTGTTTGCGTTCTGCAGCATGCTCTGCCTGCTCAACTCCACCGTCAACCCCATCATCTACGCCTTGAGGAGCAAGGACATGCGGCACGCCTTCCTCATGTCCTGCCATGCCTGCAGGGGCAGCTCCCAGCAGCTGGACAATAGCCTCGAGTCGGACTGCCAGAACAGAAACATCTCTGCCAACCGGGCTGCAGAGAGCTGCGTGAAGACCACTGTGAAAATAGCCAAAGTAACAATGTCTGTGTCGACTGAAACTTCTGCAGAGGCTGTCTAA